In a genomic window of Occallatibacter riparius:
- a CDS encoding FecR domain-containing protein: protein MTRDEKTLLDRATQALRADVPDAEAIRAAAERTAQALEIRMDREAFEGAIENCAGVQRLFVAHRAGNLTENRRVLVDAHLRDCGECLRLFKQGREGAVLNWSAPAVKAAPKMRPARLGWAMATAAAALVTSVFVYRVYWQVPPGVRAEVQSIDGTAFVMGEGGDRKVAAGAELREGDELRTTGGSRAVLRLSDGSLVEVNQRSALGVGARGHNMTVSLDRGAVIVQAAHRTSGHLYLKTPDCRVAVTGTVFSVDAGIKGSRVGVLQGSVNVAYAGMHTMLHPGEQVATSDNLAPEPLDQQFAWSPEREKYVGMLAQLANVEHQIAQIPFPGPRYSSDLLTRVPMDTQLYVSIPNLGEFLQQANTIFQNQLNASPELKAWWTQGHKQNPDELNQLVTKIHDVSQYLGNEVVLIGTGTGESKTVALLADVTKSGLKDELQQIAGDGNKLTVLDPNALAAADASQNAGKGMYALVRDHEVVFAHDIATLKKLSAQLDAGASGFADGEFGKQMTAAYTRGAGILLGANLQAMLQNAQQTAAVSSKRRGLESTGLSNVQYLIAEHRELNGAPANHLNLQFTGTRQRVASWLASPGPIGSLDFVSPNAAAAVATLTKDPAAIADDLMAMATQAKGQPVDWNEIDQKLQIDVRNDLMANLGGDFTLALDGPVLPTPSWKMVIEVNNASALENTLEKMVQAISSQAQGTKAHVLQIQQSTVDSTVYYTVRDVTAGAVVAEYTYANGFMVMGPNRAIVMDALKTQANGNSLSRSASFRASLPKDENENYSAVAYQNLSPVLTPLLSQLTGDTAQAIQKLAADARPTVICAWGQDNRIEAASDSRLFGFDFLTLGAILHSGNKPPAQNVLN from the coding sequence ATGACACGCGACGAGAAAACATTGTTGGACCGGGCCACGCAGGCGCTGCGGGCCGATGTACCGGATGCGGAAGCGATCAGGGCTGCCGCGGAGAGAACCGCACAGGCATTGGAGATCAGGATGGATCGCGAGGCGTTTGAAGGAGCGATTGAGAACTGCGCAGGCGTGCAGCGGCTGTTTGTGGCCCATCGCGCCGGGAATCTGACCGAGAACCGCAGGGTGCTGGTGGATGCGCATCTGCGCGACTGCGGCGAGTGCCTGCGGCTGTTCAAGCAGGGGCGCGAGGGTGCGGTGTTGAACTGGTCTGCACCCGCAGTGAAAGCCGCCCCGAAGATGCGTCCAGCCAGGCTAGGATGGGCGATGGCGACTGCAGCGGCGGCGCTTGTGACGAGCGTGTTCGTATACAGGGTTTACTGGCAGGTTCCGCCGGGCGTGCGAGCCGAGGTGCAGTCGATTGACGGCACAGCCTTTGTGATGGGCGAGGGCGGAGATCGCAAGGTTGCGGCCGGCGCTGAGTTGCGCGAAGGCGATGAGCTGCGGACTACGGGCGGCTCGCGCGCGGTGCTGCGCTTGTCGGATGGATCACTGGTGGAAGTGAATCAGCGGAGCGCGCTGGGCGTGGGTGCGCGCGGGCACAACATGACGGTGAGCCTGGACCGCGGCGCGGTGATTGTGCAGGCAGCGCATCGGACGTCTGGCCACTTGTATCTGAAGACGCCAGACTGCCGTGTGGCGGTGACCGGAACCGTGTTCTCAGTGGATGCGGGAATCAAGGGCTCGCGGGTCGGAGTGCTGCAAGGATCAGTGAATGTGGCCTATGCGGGCATGCATACAATGCTGCATCCGGGCGAGCAGGTGGCAACGAGCGATAATCTAGCTCCCGAGCCGCTGGACCAGCAGTTCGCGTGGAGTCCGGAGCGCGAAAAGTACGTGGGAATGCTTGCGCAGCTTGCGAATGTGGAGCACCAGATTGCGCAGATTCCCTTCCCCGGGCCGCGCTACAGCAGCGATTTGCTGACGCGTGTGCCAATGGATACGCAGCTTTATGTGAGTATTCCGAATCTGGGCGAATTTCTGCAGCAGGCGAACACCATCTTTCAGAATCAGCTGAATGCAAGCCCGGAGCTGAAGGCATGGTGGACGCAGGGGCATAAGCAGAATCCCGATGAGCTGAATCAACTGGTGACGAAGATCCATGACGTGAGCCAGTACCTGGGCAACGAAGTCGTGTTGATCGGCACGGGCACGGGCGAAAGCAAGACGGTGGCGTTGCTCGCGGACGTAACGAAGAGCGGGTTGAAGGACGAGCTGCAGCAGATTGCCGGCGACGGAAACAAGCTGACGGTTCTCGATCCTAATGCTCTGGCGGCCGCGGATGCGAGCCAGAATGCAGGCAAGGGCATGTATGCGCTGGTGCGCGATCACGAAGTCGTTTTTGCACATGACATCGCGACGCTTAAGAAGCTGAGCGCGCAATTGGATGCGGGTGCAAGCGGGTTTGCCGATGGGGAGTTCGGGAAGCAGATGACGGCGGCATACACGCGCGGCGCGGGGATTCTGCTGGGAGCGAATTTGCAAGCAATGCTGCAGAACGCGCAGCAGACGGCTGCAGTATCGAGCAAGAGGCGCGGCTTGGAGAGTACGGGGCTTAGCAATGTGCAGTATCTGATTGCGGAGCATCGCGAGTTGAACGGCGCGCCCGCGAATCATCTGAATCTGCAGTTCACGGGAACACGCCAGCGCGTGGCGTCGTGGTTGGCGAGCCCAGGGCCGATCGGGTCGCTGGATTTCGTGAGTCCGAATGCGGCTGCCGCAGTCGCGACGCTGACGAAGGACCCTGCCGCGATTGCGGATGACCTGATGGCGATGGCGACACAGGCAAAGGGCCAGCCGGTGGACTGGAACGAGATCGATCAGAAGCTGCAGATTGATGTGCGCAACGACTTGATGGCAAATCTGGGCGGAGACTTTACGCTGGCTCTCGATGGGCCAGTGCTTCCGACGCCCTCCTGGAAGATGGTGATCGAAGTCAACAATGCCAGTGCGCTGGAGAACACTCTGGAGAAGATGGTGCAGGCGATCAGTAGCCAGGCGCAAGGCACAAAGGCACATGTTCTCCAGATCCAGCAGAGCACGGTGGATTCGACGGTGTATTACACGGTTCGTGATGTGACAGCGGGAGCAGTGGTGGCCGAGTACACGTACGCCAACGGATTCATGGTCATGGGTCCGAATCGCGCGATTGTGATGGACGCATTGAAGACCCAGGCGAACGGCAACTCGCTGTCTCGTTCCGCGTCGTTCCGGGCTTCTCTGCCGAAGGATGAAAACGAGAACTACTCGGCCGTCGCTTACCAGAACCTGAGCCCGGTGCTGACGCCGTTGCTGTCGCAGCTTACCGGCGACACCGCGCAGGCGATTCAGAAGCTCGCTGCGGATGCCAGACCGACGGTGATCTGCGCGTGGGGCCAGGACAATCGGATTGAAGCAGCGAGCGATAGCCGGTTGTTCGGCTTCGATTTCCTGACACTGGGCGCAATTCTTCATTCCGGGAACAAGCCACCTGCACAGAACGTATTGAACTGA